In a single window of the Bacteroidota bacterium genome:
- a CDS encoding DUF6702 family protein, with amino-acid sequence MKRIIILFFIVMTSFVLHKYYVSICEIVYNSDSKQLELSLKVFNDDWQNALEKRLGKPVNLGSPNEYDNVDSLEFSYLQDNIKILVDDREVHLKYLGSEIDGESTWIYMFVESVDEINSIEVQYKILTEVFEEQRNVLQLKVGEKNKSALLTKSRNTKKFILN; translated from the coding sequence ATGAAGAGAATTATAATATTGTTTTTCATTGTGATGACATCGTTTGTTTTACATAAGTATTATGTAAGCATTTGTGAGATAGTTTACAATTCTGATTCAAAGCAGTTGGAGCTTAGTTTAAAGGTTTTTAACGACGATTGGCAAAATGCCTTGGAAAAGAGACTGGGAAAACCTGTTAATTTAGGGAGTCCTAATGAATATGACAATGTAGATTCACTGGAATTTAGTTATTTGCAGGATAATATTAAGATATTGGTAGATGATAGGGAAGTGCATTTGAAATATCTTGGGAGTGAAATAGATGGAGAATCCACGTGGATATATATGTTTGTTGAAAGTGTTGATGAAATTAATAGTATCGAAGTTCAGTACAAGATTCTTACAGAAGTTTTTGAAGAGCAACGCAATGTATTGCAGTTAAAAGTAGGAGAGAAAAATAAAAGTGCTTTGCTTACAAAAAGTAGAAATACTAAGAAGTTCATATTAAATTAA